In one Apium graveolens cultivar Ventura unplaced genomic scaffold, ASM990537v1 ctg7076, whole genome shotgun sequence genomic region, the following are encoded:
- the LOC141703749 gene encoding homeobox-leucine zipper protein HDG2-like — protein MTANKFQEAIVELVRLATEELRVMAVVTEPLWRHCGADDGSRILDKVAYSRMFPNLVGPRQVGFTSEVSRETARIELSPKNLVSYFMDVSNWYVMFYEIVPKARTVDVLMNPEGATDYDGTLQVMAATYQLSTPLVPNRETYFARYCKRYSENDWIVVDVSLDGVHPVPVTGCKKRPSGCLIHELPDGFSQITWVEHVDADCRAIRAMYQPLLDSSIGFGAKRWISTLERRCRQMGNDISLKAPLGEYNQLVMSSDERAQTVLLKLAAKMVLNFNSGISGLTGNWKELSGHSTDDNIRVMTRMNMRDHSLPRGTLISAASSIWLPVPPKSVFDFLRNHNSGSEPLIPYPGREWEVLSGETAVEQVCHITKGHEASYSVSIHKVLAENSSQENILLLQESCSDPVASYIVFSRLRTEDMHLILNGISSQYRPLLPSGFAVHPDGPATGTEGSGGSLLTVSFQLLVDDSPTFVPPAEMHSQAADLINLTTERIKVAVEEFLSQAALLASMNEA, from the exons ATGACGGCCAACAAATTTCAGGAAGCAATAGTTGAGCTTGTACGGTTGGCGACAGAAGAGCTGAGAGTGATGGCTGTGGTCACTGAACCGCTGTGGAGGCATTGTGGTGCTGATGATGGAAGCAGAATTCTTGATAAAGTGGCGTATAGTAGAATGTTTCCAAATCTGGTTGGCCCCAGACAAGTAGGCTTCACATCTGAAGTTTCTCGTGAAACTGCCAGGATTGAATTGAGTCCCAAGAACCTCGTCAGTTATTTTATGGACGTG AGTAACTGGTATGTGATGTTTTATGAAATTGTCCCAAAGGCTAGGACAGTTGATGTCCTGATGAATCCAGAAGGAGCAACAGACTATGATGGAACCCTACAAGTG ATGGCTGCTACATATCAACTCTCTACACCACTTGTCCCAAACCGTGAGACCTATTTTGCTAGATATTGTAAGCGATATTCTGAGAATGACTGGATAGTGGTTGACGTTTCATTAGACGGTGTACACCCAGTCCCAGTAACCGGGTGCAAGAAAAGGCCATCAGGTTGCCTTATTCATGAATTACCTGATGGATTCTCACAG ATTACATGGGTTGAGCATGTAGATGCGGACTGCAGGGCTATCAGAGCTATGTATCAACCTCTGCTAGATTCTAGTATAGGATTTGGAGCCAAACGATGGATCTCTACCCTAGAAAGAAGGTGTCGACAGATGGGAAATGACATCTCGCTAAAGGCCCCTCTTGGGGAATACAATCAACTAG TGATGTCAAGTGATGAAAGAGCTCAGACAGTTCTATTGAAGCTTGCTGCAAAAATGGTGTTAAACTTCAACTCAGGAATTAGTGGTTTAACCGGGAACTGGAAAGAACTATCGGGACATTCTACTGACGACAATATTAGGGTCATGACAAGAATGAATATGAGAGATCATAGCCTACCTAGGGGTACTCTGATATCTGCTGCTTCATCAATTTGGCTTCCAGTGCCACCGAAGTCTGTGTTTGATTTTCTCCGCAATCACAACTCAGGAAGCGAG CCGCTGATTCCATACCCCGGTAGGGAATGGGAGGTCCTCTCCGGTGAAACTGCTGTTGAACAAGTGTGTCACATTACCAAAGGCCATGAAGCTAGCTATTCTGTTTCAATACACAAGGTTCTG GCTGAGAACTCAAGCCAAGAGAACATACTATTACTGCAAGAGAGTTGCAGTGATCCAGTGGCTTCATACATTGTCTTTTCCCGCCTAAGAACTGAGGATATGCATCTGATACTGAATGGAATAAGTTCCCAATATCGACCCCTTCTTCCATCGGGATTTGCAGTGCATCCTGATGGACCTGCTACTGGAACAGAAGGATCCGGAGGATCGTTATTGACCGTTTCGTTTCAGCTATTGGTCGATGATTCTCCGACATTCGTACCGCCCGCTGAAATGCATTCCCAAGCAGCAGACCTCATCAACCTCACGACGGAGAGGATTAAAGTAGCAGTGGAGGAATTCTTATCTCAGGCAGCGCTGCTTGCTTCCATGAATGAGGCCTAA